A stretch of the Leptidea sinapis chromosome 5, ilLepSina1.1, whole genome shotgun sequence genome encodes the following:
- the LOC126964576 gene encoding endocuticle structural glycoprotein SgAbd-2 — translation MKLLITLSAVLALAVALPQRKASLKSEAQDDQQAAEQNYNNYQQGDYRPQDYRKPVEDFRPRVVLDATTVIPIIHFDKEQGADGSYKTSYETGNNIQAQETGYLRNVVGSEDTPALVQQGSYSYTAPDGQVITVEYTADEFGFRVKGDHIPTPPPVSAEIQKGLDLIYAGIKANAERDAQELKSNPEAARSQEQRASLNYRGQYYQDNNSN, via the exons atCACATTATCCGCTGTCTTAGCCCTAGCAGTGGCTCTACCTCAAAGGAAAGCTTCCTTGAAATCCGAAGCTCAAGATGACCAACAGGCGGCTGAGCAGAATTACAACAACTACCAACAAGGTGACTACAGGCCCCAGGACTACAGGAAACCCGTCGAGGACTTCAGACCCAGAGTAGTTCTGGACGCAACTACCGTCATTCCCATCATCCACTTTGACAAGGAACAAGGCGCCGATGGTAGCTACAAAACATC CTACGAAACTGGAAACAACATTCAAGCCCAAGAGACAGGTTACTTAAGAAATGTGGTGGGTTCCGAAGATACTCCAGCTCTAGTCCAACAGGGATCATACTCCTACACTGCTCCTGATGGTCAGGTCATCACTGTCGAATACACTGCTGACGAGTTCGGATTCAGGGTCAAGGGAGACCATATCCCAACACCCCCACCCGTATCTGCCGAAATCCAAAAAGGACTTGATCTTATCTACGCCGGTATCAAGGCTAACGcg gaACGTGATGCCCAAGAACTCAAGAGCAACCCTGAAGCCGCACGGTCTCAAGAACAAAGAGCTTCCTTAAACTACAGAGGACAATACTACCAAGACAATAACAGCAATTGA
- the LOC126964717 gene encoding endocuticle structural glycoprotein ABD-4-like has protein sequence MTETMEDLSHMLEGLNIASQGEGLKMKMDQTIIQMSMSHLLPQQLGTISLLFLCSVVTTLSAQTSQTKEPIPIVRFEKDGPNPDGTYKWLYETGNEIIAEESGYVKNFGKGEGEEVQVAEGKFSYKSPDGTPISLSYIADENGFQPQGDHLPTPPPIPPAIQRALEYLKSLPPTAASNNQQPTVNRRY, from the exons ATgacagagaccatggaagacttaagccatatgctcgaagGCCTCAATATAGCTTCCCAAGGAGAAGGTCTCAAAATGAAGATGGACCAGACGATTattcaaatgtccatgtcgcacctactcccacaacaattgggaact AtctctttgttatttttatgctCTGTTGTGACGACGCTATCGGCGCAAACTTCTCAAACAAAGGAACCAATCCCAATTGTACGATTTGAAAAAGATGGACCCAACCCAGACGGCACCTATAAATGGCt TTACGAGACAGGCAATGAAATAATTGCAGAGGAATCGGGTTACGTGAAAAACTTTGGGAAAGGTGAAGGCGAGGAGGTTCAGGTTGCAGAAGGGAAATTTAGCTACAAGTCACCGGATGGCACTCCAATTTCCCTCTCCTACATCGCAGACGAAAATGGATTCCAACCTCAG GGTGATCATCTACCAACACCACCTCCAATTCCTCCAGCAATACAGAGAGCTCTTGAATACTTGAAAAGTCTACCACCCACAGCAGCTAGTAACAATCAGCAGCCGACTGTGAACAGAAGATATTAA